In Piliocolobus tephrosceles isolate RC106 chromosome 10, ASM277652v3, whole genome shotgun sequence, a single window of DNA contains:
- the KRT77 gene encoding keratin, type II cytoskeletal 1b isoform X2 codes for MRQNTEVRSMQDVVEDYKSKYEDEINKRTGSENDFVVLKKDVDAAYVSKVDLESRVDTLTGEVNFLKYLFLTELSQMQTHISDTNVILSMDNNRSLDLDSIIDAVRTQYELIAQRSKDEAEALYQTKYQELQITAGRHGDDLKNSKMEIAELNRTVQRLQAEISNVKKQIEQMQSLISDAEERGEQALQDARQKLQDLEEALQQSKEELARLLHDYQAMLGAKLSLDVEIATYRQLLEGEESRMSGELQSHVSISVQNSQVSIRGGAGGGGSYVSGGYGGGSGGGYGGGRSYRGGGARGGSGGGYGSGGGSYGGSGRSSRGSSRVQIIQTSTNTSHRRILE; via the exons ATGCGCCAGAACACAGAGGTCAGGAGCATGCAGGATGTCGTGGAGGACTACAAGAGCAA GTATGAGGACGAAATCAACAAGAGGACTGGCAGCGAGAATGACTTTGTTGTCCTGAAGAAG GATGTGGACGCTGCTTATGTGAGCAAAGTGGACCTGGAGTCCAGGGTGGACACTCTGACTGGGGAGGTCAATTTcttgaagtatttatttttgacG GAGCTGTCTCAGATGCAGACTCACATCAGCGACACCAACGTCATCCTGTCCATGGACAATAATCGCTCCCTGGACCTGGACAGCATCATTGATGCAGTGCGGACCCAGTACGAGCTAATTGCACAGAGGAGCAAGGACGAGGCCGAAGCCCTGTACCAGACCAAG TACCAGGAGCTCCAGATCACGGCAGGGAGACATGGAGACGACCTGAAGAACAGCAAGATGGAGATTGCAGAGCTCAACCGCACTGTCCAGAGGCTGCAGGCAGAGATCAGCAATGTGAAGAAGCAG ATTGAACAGATGCAGTCACTCATTTCGGATGCCGAGGAGAGAGGCGAACAGGCCCTCCAGGATGCACGGCAGAAGCTGCAGGACCTGGAGGAGGCCCTGCAACAGTCCAAGGAGGAGCTGGCCCGGCTGCTGCATGACTACCAGGCCATGCTAGGGGCCAAGCTGTCCCTGGATGTGGAGATCGCCACCTACCGCCAGCTGCTGGAGGGCGAGGAGAGCAG GATGTCAGGAGAGCTGCAGAGTCATGTGAGCATCT CGGTGCAGAACAGCCAGGTGAGCATCAGGGGCGGCGCGGGAGGCGGCGGCAGCTACGTCTCTGGAGGCTACGGCGGCGGCAGCGGTGGGGGCTATGGCGGTGGAAGAAGTTACCGCGGAGGCGGCGCACGAGGGGGCAGTGGAGGCGGTTATGGCAGCGGCGGCGGGAGCTACGGAGGGAGCGGCAGAAGCAGCCGTGGATCCTCGCGAGTGCAGATCATCCAGACCTCCACTAACACCTCCCACAGGCGGATCCTGGAGTAG
- the KRT77 gene encoding keratin, type II cytoskeletal 1b isoform X1, with amino-acid sequence MSRQYSSQSAFSSRSRQVYHTSFSAGSGGGSRAVGSVCYTRGRCGGGGYGIHGRGFGSRSLYNLGGSRSISISLVGRSASGFRHGGGVGGFGGVRSFGVDSIGAGGFGGGGFGGGGFGGAGFGASNFGLGGFGPSCPPGGIQEVTINQSLLEPLHLEVDPEIQRIKTQEREQIMVLNNKFASFIDKVRFLEQQNQVLQTKWELLQQVNTSTGTNNLEPLLENYISDLRKQVDLLNAEQMRQNTEVRSMQDVVEDYKSKYEDEINKRTGSENDFVVLKKDVDAAYVSKVDLESRVDTLTGEVNFLKYLFLTELSQMQTHISDTNVILSMDNNRSLDLDSIIDAVRTQYELIAQRSKDEAEALYQTKYQELQITAGRHGDDLKNSKMEIAELNRTVQRLQAEISNVKKQIEQMQSLISDAEERGEQALQDARQKLQDLEEALQQSKEELARLLHDYQAMLGAKLSLDVEIATYRQLLEGEESRMSGELQSHVSISVQNSQVSIRGGAGGGGSYVSGGYGGGSGGGYGGGRSYRGGGARGGSGGGYGSGGGSYGGSGRSSRGSSRVQIIQTSTNTSHRRILE; translated from the exons ATGAGCCGCCAATATAGTTCTCAGTCCGCGTTTAGCTCACGGAGCAGGCAGGTTTATCATACCAGCTTTTCTGCGGGCTCTGGTGGTGGGAGTCGGGCTGTGGGTTCTGTGTGTTATACTCGAGggaggtgtggtggtggtggatatGGGATCCATGGAAGGGGGTTTGGCTCTAGGAGTCTGTATAATCTGGGTGGCAGTAGAAGCATCTCCATTAGTCTAGTGGGGAGGAGTGCCAGTGGTTTCCGCCACGGTGGGGGAGTAGGAGGATTTGGAGGGGTCAGGAGCTTTGGGGTTGACAGCATTGGGGCTGGTGGCTTTGGAGGTGGTGGCTTTGGAGGAGGTGGTTTTGGGGGTGCTGGATTTGGGGCTAGCAATTTTGGGCTTGGGGGTTTTGGTCCTTCTTGTCCTCCTGGGGGCATCCAAGAGGTGACCATTAATCAGAGCCTCCTAGAGCCACTTCACCTGGAGGTGGACCCTGAAATTCAGAGGATCAAGACCCAGGAGCGGGAGCAGATTATGGTTCTCAACAACAAGTTTGCCTCCTTCATTGACAAG GTGCGATTCCTGGAGCAGCAGAACCAGGTGCTACAAACGAAATGGGAGTTGCTGCAGCAGGTGAACACCTCAACTGGAACCAACAACCTGGAGCCCCTCTTGGAGAACTATATCAGTGACCTGCGGAAGCAGGTGGATTTGCTCAATGCGGAGCAGATGCGCCAGAACACAGAGGTCAGGAGCATGCAGGATGTCGTGGAGGACTACAAGAGCAA GTATGAGGACGAAATCAACAAGAGGACTGGCAGCGAGAATGACTTTGTTGTCCTGAAGAAG GATGTGGACGCTGCTTATGTGAGCAAAGTGGACCTGGAGTCCAGGGTGGACACTCTGACTGGGGAGGTCAATTTcttgaagtatttatttttgacG GAGCTGTCTCAGATGCAGACTCACATCAGCGACACCAACGTCATCCTGTCCATGGACAATAATCGCTCCCTGGACCTGGACAGCATCATTGATGCAGTGCGGACCCAGTACGAGCTAATTGCACAGAGGAGCAAGGACGAGGCCGAAGCCCTGTACCAGACCAAG TACCAGGAGCTCCAGATCACGGCAGGGAGACATGGAGACGACCTGAAGAACAGCAAGATGGAGATTGCAGAGCTCAACCGCACTGTCCAGAGGCTGCAGGCAGAGATCAGCAATGTGAAGAAGCAG ATTGAACAGATGCAGTCACTCATTTCGGATGCCGAGGAGAGAGGCGAACAGGCCCTCCAGGATGCACGGCAGAAGCTGCAGGACCTGGAGGAGGCCCTGCAACAGTCCAAGGAGGAGCTGGCCCGGCTGCTGCATGACTACCAGGCCATGCTAGGGGCCAAGCTGTCCCTGGATGTGGAGATCGCCACCTACCGCCAGCTGCTGGAGGGCGAGGAGAGCAG GATGTCAGGAGAGCTGCAGAGTCATGTGAGCATCT CGGTGCAGAACAGCCAGGTGAGCATCAGGGGCGGCGCGGGAGGCGGCGGCAGCTACGTCTCTGGAGGCTACGGCGGCGGCAGCGGTGGGGGCTATGGCGGTGGAAGAAGTTACCGCGGAGGCGGCGCACGAGGGGGCAGTGGAGGCGGTTATGGCAGCGGCGGCGGGAGCTACGGAGGGAGCGGCAGAAGCAGCCGTGGATCCTCGCGAGTGCAGATCATCCAGACCTCCACTAACACCTCCCACAGGCGGATCCTGGAGTAG